In Acipenser ruthenus chromosome 53, fAciRut3.2 maternal haplotype, whole genome shotgun sequence, the following proteins share a genomic window:
- the LOC131723120 gene encoding GTPase IMAP family member 8-like, whose protein sequence is MSENTDALYSPSELRLVLVGKTGVGKSAAGNAILGKKQFKSSFSDSSVTKYCARGEEVVAGRCVVVVDTPGLFDTKPEEFLNNADKDLKQLVESCGNRFHAINGRDLMDQKQAKELLEKVDEMVKRNGGCFSNDLYELEEKRRADEARHQKEIEELRKKNEEEVEKAKQANVAMEIIAKMQEAHMKLIAMLMEHMNKINEDHMEFMTAQLNNSQAKECNCCVS, encoded by the exons A tgtctgAAAACACAGATGCCCTCTACAGTCCCTCAGAGTTGAGGCTGGTGCTGGTTGGAAAGACTGGAGTTGGAAAGAGTGCAGCAGGAAACGCCATCCTgggaaaaaaacagtttaaatctTCATTCAGCGACTCCTCAGTAACAAAGTACTGTGCGAGGGGAGAAGAAGTTGTTGCAGGGAGATGTGTTGTTGTGGTCGACACTCCAGGCTTGTTTGACACAAAGCCTGAGGAGTTTCTTAACAACGCTGACAAGGACCTCAAGCAGCTGGTAGAGTCGTGTGGGAACAGGTTTCATGCAATCAATGGAAGAGACCTAATGGATCAAAAGCAGGCCAAAGAACTTCTGGAGAAAGTAGATGAAATGGTGAAAAGAAATGGTGGATGCTTCTCCAATGATTTGTACGAGCTAGAGGAGAAAAGAAGGGCAGATGAAGCGAGGCACCAGAAGGAAATTGAAGAGCTTAGGAAGAAGAATGAAGAGGAAGTGGAAAAGGCAAAACAGGCGAATGTAGCAATGGAGATAATAGCAAAGATGCAGGAGGCGCATATGAAGCTAATCGCCATGTTGATGGAACACATGAATAAGATAAACGAAGATCATATGGAATTTATGACAGCACAGCTCAATAACTCACAGGCAAAGGAATGCAACTGCTGTGTATCATAG